In Haloplanus rubicundus, one DNA window encodes the following:
- a CDS encoding WD40/YVTN/BNR-like repeat-containing protein, with protein sequence MRDTTRRTFLRSTAAVAGLAAVPTIGAADRVWLSAETPVDVTLHDVETTAAGEYAVGGSGYVIERGEDSWLIAASGGPTGNGNNLYGSDVTDDGERLWFVGSSGAIGEYDVSIRDLTDHSAPNDVTNNFNDVAVTGEAGDANVYVAGDSGKIYYSFENGETGTWDSVTPGSGSNVNAIDFHGPRSGHAVDGNKTVFVTDDGSTWEEVGIADANYNFYGVDSDAPDDLTVVGGGGTVYHWNGSQWVREDTGDASLRDVELAGEAGLTVGGGGAVYRRDAEGWTREMTPSGSNLNAVVDADGIEVVGGAGGTVLER encoded by the coding sequence ATGCGAGACACGACACGTCGCACGTTCCTTCGGAGCACTGCAGCGGTCGCCGGGCTGGCGGCCGTGCCGACCATCGGCGCCGCGGACCGCGTGTGGCTGAGCGCCGAGACGCCCGTGGACGTGACCCTCCACGACGTGGAGACGACGGCCGCCGGCGAGTACGCCGTCGGCGGGAGCGGCTACGTCATCGAGCGCGGCGAGGACAGCTGGCTCATCGCCGCGAGCGGCGGGCCGACCGGGAACGGCAACAACCTCTACGGCTCGGACGTGACCGACGACGGCGAGCGCCTCTGGTTCGTCGGCTCCAGCGGCGCCATCGGGGAGTACGACGTGAGCATCCGGGACCTGACCGACCACTCGGCGCCCAACGACGTGACGAACAACTTCAACGACGTGGCGGTGACCGGCGAGGCCGGCGACGCCAACGTCTACGTCGCGGGCGACTCGGGCAAGATCTACTACAGCTTCGAGAACGGCGAGACCGGAACCTGGGATTCGGTCACGCCGGGGAGCGGGTCGAACGTGAACGCCATCGACTTCCACGGGCCGCGGTCGGGACACGCCGTCGACGGCAACAAGACCGTCTTCGTCACCGACGACGGCTCGACGTGGGAGGAGGTGGGCATCGCCGACGCCAACTACAACTTCTACGGCGTCGACTCCGACGCCCCCGACGACCTGACCGTCGTCGGCGGGGGCGGGACGGTGTATCACTGGAACGGCTCGCAGTGGGTCCGCGAGGACACCGGCGACGCCTCGCTCCGCGACGTGGAACTGGCCGGCGAGGCGGGGCTGACCGTCGGGGGCGGCGGCGCCGTCTACCGCCGCGACGCCGAGGGGTGGACCCGGGAGATGACGCCAAGCGGGTCGAACCTGAACGCCGTCGTCGACGCGGACGGGATCGAAGTCGTCGGCGGCGCCGGCGGGACCGTCCTCGAACGCTAA
- a CDS encoding DUF3194 domain-containing protein, with protein sequence MGEPDDETVVRTAAEAAEGVVFAHYRQSDVRDLDVTVTFEEGVLEVDVYLNAPDDEADPEAVADEAALAARDAVDDLFDADDDGAA encoded by the coding sequence GTGGGCGAGCCCGACGACGAAACCGTCGTTCGGACGGCCGCCGAAGCGGCCGAGGGAGTCGTCTTCGCACACTACCGCCAGTCCGACGTGCGCGATCTCGACGTGACCGTGACGTTCGAGGAGGGCGTCCTCGAGGTCGACGTCTATCTGAACGCACCGGACGACGAGGCGGACCCTGAAGCGGTCGCCGACGAGGCGGCGCTCGCGGCGCGGGACGCCGTCGACGACTTGTTCGACGCCGACGACGACGGCGCGGCGTAG
- a CDS encoding prefoldin subunit beta, producing the protein MQGNLPPEAQEKIEELQDLQETAQQVAAQKQQAETTLNESQTALDALEDIDEDTEMYREVGELLVSTEYDDAYDNLEEKVESLEVRVEQLGKQEERVREQFESLQQELQQMLQGGAGGGPMGPGGAGGA; encoded by the coding sequence ATGCAAGGCAATCTGCCGCCGGAGGCCCAGGAGAAAATCGAGGAACTGCAGGACCTGCAGGAGACGGCCCAGCAGGTTGCGGCCCAGAAACAGCAGGCCGAAACCACGCTCAACGAGTCCCAGACGGCGCTCGACGCGCTCGAGGACATCGACGAGGACACCGAGATGTACCGCGAGGTCGGCGAGCTCCTCGTCTCGACGGAGTACGACGACGCCTACGACAACCTGGAGGAGAAAGTCGAGAGCCTCGAGGTTCGCGTCGAGCAGCTGGGTAAACAGGAAGAGCGCGTCCGCGAGCAGTTCGAGTCGCTCCAGCAGGAACTCCAGCAGATGCTGCAGGGCGGCGCTGGTGGCGGCCCGATGGGACCGGGCGGCGCCGGCGGCGCGTAA
- a CDS encoding KEOPS complex subunit Pcc1, with amino-acid sequence MFVDDAPHTLSLRFAYDTERRARIVERSVRVEVGEIDDDRSTARVEREGRTVRVQVGAADLVALRAGANTWLRLLDVAEAVSVDAEDSAGA; translated from the coding sequence GTGTTCGTCGACGACGCGCCACACACCCTCTCTCTGCGGTTCGCGTACGACACCGAGCGGCGCGCCCGGATCGTCGAGCGCAGCGTCCGCGTCGAGGTGGGGGAGATAGACGACGACCGCTCGACGGCCCGGGTCGAACGCGAGGGCCGGACGGTTCGGGTGCAGGTCGGCGCGGCCGACCTCGTCGCCCTGCGTGCCGGGGCGAACACGTGGCTCCGCCTGCTGGACGTGGCGGAGGCGGTGTCGGTCGATGCCGAGGACTCGGCGGGAGCCTGA
- a CDS encoding DNA-directed RNA polymerase subunit P, with the protein MSYKCSRCKRDVELDEYGGVRCPYCGHRVLLKERAPTVKEVDVQ; encoded by the coding sequence ATGAGCTACAAGTGTTCCCGGTGTAAGCGCGACGTGGAACTCGACGAGTACGGCGGCGTCCGCTGCCCGTACTGCGGGCACCGGGTGCTCCTGAAGGAGCGCGCGCCGACGGTCAAGGAAGTCGACGTCCAGTAG
- a CDS encoding eL43 family ribosomal protein, with amino-acid sequence MAENKARSTGSAGRFGARYGRVARRRVKEIEAGMQNATVDGDSVTRVGTGVWKNEETGETFTGGAYRPETPGGRTVRRSIRAALATDDDE; translated from the coding sequence ATGGCCGAGAACAAGGCACGCAGCACCGGGAGCGCGGGCCGATTCGGCGCGCGATACGGGCGTGTCGCCCGCCGGCGCGTCAAGGAGATCGAAGCAGGGATGCAGAACGCCACCGTCGACGGGGACAGCGTCACCCGAGTCGGAACCGGCGTCTGGAAGAACGAGGAGACGGGCGAGACCTTCACCGGCGGGGCGTACCGGCCCGAGACGCCCGGCGGCCGCACCGTTCGGCGGTCGATCCGCGCGGCGCTGGCCACCGACGACGACGAATAA
- a CDS encoding ZIP family metal transporter, with amino-acid sequence MAGTLIQALSYTMLAVVAALVGGVIAVYRPPGAQMESNVQHFAAGVVIAAVAAELLPDVHDRAPTVVVVGFAVGVVTMLGIHRLSTVIEKRGVGGSYAGAAGLLITVGIDMLIDGVLIGVTFLTEAATGVLIAVALSIEVLFLGVAGVVALPSGIGTLRKLAVPAAFGALLTAGVTVGVLALDGVTGAPIAIILAFGSAALLYLVTEELLVKAQKVPETPVSTTLFFVGFLSIFLLDMVH; translated from the coding sequence ATGGCCGGGACTCTGATTCAGGCGCTGTCGTACACGATGTTGGCCGTCGTGGCCGCGCTGGTCGGCGGCGTGATCGCCGTCTACCGACCGCCGGGGGCGCAGATGGAGAGCAACGTGCAACATTTCGCGGCCGGCGTGGTCATCGCCGCCGTCGCCGCCGAACTGCTGCCGGACGTCCACGACCGGGCGCCGACGGTGGTCGTCGTCGGGTTCGCCGTCGGTGTCGTGACGATGCTCGGCATCCACCGGCTGAGCACGGTCATCGAGAAGCGAGGGGTTGGCGGGAGTTACGCGGGCGCCGCCGGACTGCTCATCACCGTCGGTATCGACATGCTCATCGACGGGGTGCTCATCGGCGTCACCTTCCTCACGGAGGCCGCGACCGGCGTCCTCATCGCCGTGGCGCTTTCCATCGAGGTGCTCTTTCTGGGTGTCGCCGGCGTCGTCGCGCTGCCCTCGGGGATCGGGACCCTCCGCAAACTCGCGGTGCCGGCGGCGTTCGGGGCGTTGCTGACGGCCGGCGTGACCGTCGGCGTCCTCGCTCTCGACGGGGTGACCGGGGCACCAATCGCGATCATCCTCGCCTTCGGCTCCGCGGCACTGCTGTATCTCGTCACCGAGGAGTTGCTGGTGAAAGCACAGAAAGTCCCCGAGACGCCGGTGTCGACGACGCTGTTTTTCGTCGGGTTCCTCTCGATTTTCCTGCTGGATATGGTGCACTGA
- a CDS encoding DUF2103 domain-containing protein yields the protein MECGRCGSPLDRPGDYCLVCHTANCDAVVLDIAEDRARLTMLDEEDVLGETTITTRPEEEGEARVIERRNFAGLIADELRRKRPETVFAAGDRETIRAVRAETHYEFYRVAGEDPVAAVLERRGDRALEVVETPPKEKLGGRHTTLIGGRTGRRAISTVAEHPHVKKIVPGPIDAGGTGSQSGLRAKVTRADGNGNVRLLLRDGSSVQENRIVTTAMDRETGERVRDDLNEALAAADLQD from the coding sequence ATGGAGTGTGGGCGGTGTGGGTCCCCGTTAGACCGGCCGGGCGACTACTGTCTGGTCTGTCACACCGCCAACTGCGACGCCGTCGTCCTCGACATCGCGGAGGACCGCGCTCGCCTGACGATGCTCGACGAGGAGGACGTGTTGGGCGAAACGACGATCACCACGCGCCCGGAGGAGGAGGGGGAAGCGCGGGTCATCGAACGGCGGAACTTCGCGGGGTTGATCGCCGACGAACTGCGCCGGAAGCGCCCGGAGACGGTGTTCGCGGCCGGCGACCGGGAGACCATCCGCGCGGTGCGGGCGGAGACCCACTACGAGTTCTACCGCGTCGCCGGCGAGGACCCGGTGGCGGCGGTGCTGGAGCGGCGCGGCGACCGGGCGCTGGAGGTGGTGGAGACGCCGCCGAAGGAGAAACTCGGCGGCCGGCACACGACGCTGATCGGCGGGCGGACGGGGCGGCGCGCCATCTCGACGGTGGCCGAACACCCGCACGTCAAAAAGATCGTTCCCGGTCCGATCGACGCCGGCGGGACGGGATCGCAGTCCGGACTCCGGGCGAAGGTGACCCGGGCGGACGGCAACGGCAACGTGCGCCTCCTCCTGCGCGACGGGTCGAGCGTCCAGGAGAACCGGATCGTGACGACGGCGATGGACCGGGAGACGGGCGAACGCGTCCGCGACGACCTGAACGAGGCGTTGGCGGCCGCCGACCTGCAGGACTGA
- the truD gene encoding tRNA pseudouridine(13) synthase TruD — MREAHPLERQVGIDYYVSDGPGVGGHLRDAPADFRVRELEGVEPEPLDADPGAYPHLLVRATLTDWDTNDFAGALSSALEVSRERVSWAGTKDKRAVTTQLFSVQGVDAGDLPDLSGADIEALGRIGRNLEFGDLAGNAFEIRIADPERPDEVDAVTDALREFGGGRVAVPNVFGHQRFGSRRPVTHEVGLHVVREEWREAVLAYVGNPAESEPDRTQEARATVDTVADSADPDWQVALDATPGHLGYERSMLHALVENGGAEPADFRAALETVPWNLQRLFVNAAQSYAFNRMLSKRLRRGLPFDRPVAGDVVAFADADAPEGLPVPDTDRLQRVSEGRVDVVTRHCERGRAFVTAPLVGTETGLGDGEPGEIAREVLADLDLAPADFDLPGNFESTGTRRAILVGTDLDVARDPLTLSFSLPRGSYATAVLREFLKVDPRDL; from the coding sequence ATGCGCGAGGCACACCCACTGGAACGGCAGGTCGGCATCGACTACTACGTGAGCGACGGCCCCGGCGTCGGGGGACACCTCCGTGACGCCCCGGCCGACTTCCGGGTGCGCGAACTCGAGGGCGTAGAGCCGGAGCCGCTCGACGCCGACCCCGGCGCCTACCCCCACCTCCTCGTCCGCGCGACGCTCACCGACTGGGACACCAACGACTTCGCGGGAGCGCTCTCCTCGGCGCTCGAGGTTAGCCGCGAGCGCGTGTCGTGGGCGGGGACGAAGGACAAGCGCGCGGTCACGACGCAGCTATTCTCGGTCCAAGGCGTCGACGCCGGCGACCTGCCCGACCTCTCGGGCGCCGACATCGAGGCGCTGGGCCGGATCGGCCGCAATCTGGAGTTCGGTGACCTCGCGGGCAACGCCTTCGAGATTCGGATCGCCGACCCGGAGCGGCCCGACGAGGTGGACGCGGTCACCGACGCCCTCCGCGAGTTCGGCGGCGGACGCGTCGCCGTCCCCAACGTCTTCGGCCACCAGCGCTTCGGCAGTCGGCGGCCCGTCACCCACGAGGTGGGACTCCACGTCGTCCGCGAGGAGTGGCGCGAGGCGGTGCTCGCGTACGTCGGCAACCCCGCGGAGTCGGAGCCCGACCGAACACAGGAGGCGCGGGCGACGGTCGATACGGTGGCGGACAGCGCCGATCCGGACTGGCAGGTCGCCCTCGACGCGACGCCGGGTCACCTCGGCTACGAGCGGTCGATGCTCCACGCGCTGGTCGAGAACGGCGGCGCGGAGCCGGCGGACTTCCGGGCCGCGCTCGAAACCGTGCCGTGGAACCTCCAGCGGCTCTTCGTCAACGCGGCGCAGTCCTACGCGTTCAACCGTATGCTCTCGAAGCGCCTGCGCCGCGGCCTCCCCTTCGACCGCCCGGTCGCCGGTGACGTGGTGGCCTTCGCCGACGCCGACGCGCCCGAGGGCTTGCCGGTCCCCGACACCGACCGCCTGCAACGAGTGAGCGAAGGTCGGGTCGACGTGGTGACCCGGCACTGCGAGCGCGGCCGCGCGTTCGTCACCGCGCCGCTCGTCGGGACCGAGACCGGTCTGGGCGACGGCGAACCCGGCGAGATAGCGCGCGAGGTGCTGGCCGATCTGGACCTCGCACCCGCCGATTTCGACCTCCCCGGCAACTTCGAGTCGACGGGGACCCGGCGGGCAATTCTGGTCGGGACCGACCTCGACGTCGCCCGCGACCCGCTCACCCTCTCCTTTTCGCTCCCGCGGGGGTCGTACGCGACGGCCGTCCTGCGGGAGTTCCTGAAAGTCGACCCGCGGGACCTCTAG
- a CDS encoding urease accessory protein UreH domain-containing protein gives MSLVAAAVAGGALGARHALETDHLAAIVTLVDDDPSRPGLVGASWGVGHTLPIAALGVTFLLLGVRLPTSVTALFEGVVGVVLVYLGARMLAGVLGYREHDHGTHPLHGHLQVGDLSLGGGHVHLHGDSVLVGALHGVAGSGALVVALVAAAPDLPTGVAFLAAFGVGSVLTMAAASAVWGRSLDAGARRTLRGLAGVVGVAVGCLLLAEVAGLV, from the coding sequence GTGTCACTCGTCGCCGCCGCCGTCGCCGGGGGTGCCCTCGGCGCGCGCCACGCACTCGAAACGGACCACCTCGCCGCCATCGTGACGCTCGTCGACGACGACCCATCCCGGCCCGGCCTCGTCGGCGCCTCGTGGGGCGTCGGCCACACCCTCCCCATCGCCGCGCTCGGGGTGACGTTCCTCCTCCTCGGCGTCAGGCTTCCGACTTCGGTCACCGCGCTGTTCGAGGGCGTCGTCGGCGTCGTCCTCGTCTACCTCGGGGCGCGGATGCTGGCCGGCGTCCTCGGCTACCGCGAACACGACCACGGGACGCATCCGCTCCACGGTCACCTGCAGGTCGGGGACCTATCGCTGGGCGGCGGGCACGTCCACCTGCACGGCGACTCGGTTCTCGTCGGCGCCCTCCACGGCGTCGCGGGGAGCGGCGCGCTGGTGGTCGCGCTGGTCGCCGCCGCACCGGATCTGCCGACCGGCGTCGCCTTCCTCGCTGCCTTCGGCGTCGGATCGGTGCTGACGATGGCGGCCGCGTCGGCGGTGTGGGGGCGGAGCCTCGACGCCGGCGCCCGGCGCACCCTCCGGGGACTCGCCGGCGTCGTCGGCGTCGCCGTCGGCTGTCTGTTGCTGGCCGAGGTGGCCGGCCTCGTCTGA
- the pth2 gene encoding peptidyl-tRNA hydrolase Pth2: MKQAIVARTDLGMGQGKLAAQVAHASLSAYEDADERTRRAWKGEGQKKVVLKGSGEAELFELADAAERAGLPNAIIRDAGHTQLDPGTVTALAVGPGDDEDVDRVTGELSLY; encoded by the coding sequence ATGAAACAGGCCATCGTCGCGCGGACCGACCTCGGCATGGGGCAGGGAAAGCTCGCTGCACAGGTCGCCCACGCGTCGCTCTCGGCGTACGAGGACGCCGACGAGCGCACCCGCCGCGCGTGGAAAGGGGAGGGACAGAAGAAAGTCGTCCTGAAGGGGAGCGGCGAGGCCGAACTGTTCGAGCTGGCCGACGCTGCCGAACGGGCCGGCCTGCCGAACGCCATCATCCGCGACGCCGGCCACACCCAGTTGGATCCGGGGACGGTGACGGCGCTCGCCGTCGGCCCCGGCGACGACGAGGACGTGGACCGCGTGACCGGCGAGCTGTCGCTGTACTGA
- a CDS encoding FlaD/FlaE family flagellar protein, whose translation MAIDPRNYDLDELRAASVGQPSLGGRDDWPEAWVDAAADDDEETTDDDGDTDRPAAAVAFETAITRDLAALDGADVERPYLPALPASLSAEALIFEWLEFLVLQGGHESAADALEFYERVGWLGSDTTGMLDRYLAGIGDPQADAANGLGADDHRVSLHYIARLASCSQR comes from the coding sequence GTGGCCATCGATCCCCGAAACTACGACCTCGACGAACTCCGGGCGGCCAGCGTCGGCCAGCCGTCGCTCGGCGGGCGTGACGACTGGCCCGAGGCGTGGGTCGACGCGGCGGCCGACGACGACGAGGAAACGACCGACGACGACGGCGACACGGACCGGCCGGCCGCCGCCGTCGCCTTCGAGACGGCCATCACGCGTGACCTCGCGGCGCTGGACGGCGCGGACGTGGAGCGACCGTATCTCCCCGCCCTCCCCGCGTCGCTGTCCGCCGAGGCGCTGATCTTCGAGTGGCTGGAGTTTCTCGTCCTGCAGGGGGGCCACGAATCGGCCGCCGACGCCCTCGAGTTCTACGAGCGGGTGGGGTGGCTCGGGAGCGACACCACCGGGATGCTCGACCGGTATCTCGCCGGCATCGGCGACCCGCAGGCCGACGCCGCGAACGGCCTCGGGGCCGACGATCACCGGGTGAGCCTCCACTACATCGCTCGGCTGGCGTCCTGTTCGCAACGCTGA
- a CDS encoding MFS transporter, whose protein sequence is MKRWDLLGVTTGAFFVTMVARLAPSPLVPDVIDAFGVSTGTVGLALSGMWAAYALFQFPGGVVADRIGQRRVVLFAMAGIAATSLLLASATGILIFAVGAVALGASAGLYFTAGTSFLADRFENTGRALGVHEIGASGAGLVAPVASAAVATRFGWRAGLLVPAVVAPVALVLFAWRVPETPPTKPDRTGLGVDPSELLAMLARPSIAFTTLLAMIAFFTWQSFASFFPTFLVEHVGLGTGRASFLFGVVFAITLVAAPSLGWVSDALGRDRTLGAAFLAGVAGYACFLFGDGGLAVVVAGTGLLGLGLSWPGVLNSRFMDYLGADERGTGFGLVRTVVLLVSSLGSGVTGTLAGRLGWVAAYGLVASLLAVLVGALAANRALGIEA, encoded by the coding sequence ATGAAACGGTGGGACCTGCTCGGCGTGACGACCGGCGCCTTCTTCGTGACGATGGTCGCCCGACTGGCGCCGAGTCCCCTGGTGCCCGACGTCATCGACGCGTTCGGCGTCTCGACGGGGACCGTCGGCCTCGCGCTCTCGGGGATGTGGGCCGCCTACGCCCTGTTTCAGTTCCCGGGCGGCGTCGTCGCCGACCGGATCGGCCAGCGACGGGTCGTCCTGTTCGCGATGGCCGGCATCGCGGCGACGAGCCTCCTGCTCGCGAGCGCGACGGGGATCCTGATCTTCGCCGTCGGCGCCGTCGCCCTCGGTGCGAGCGCCGGCCTCTACTTCACCGCCGGCACCTCCTTTCTCGCCGACCGGTTCGAGAACACCGGTCGCGCGCTCGGCGTCCACGAAATCGGCGCGTCGGGTGCCGGCCTGGTTGCCCCCGTCGCGAGCGCCGCCGTCGCCACGCGGTTCGGCTGGCGGGCCGGCCTGCTCGTGCCCGCCGTCGTCGCCCCCGTCGCGCTCGTCCTGTTCGCGTGGCGGGTGCCGGAGACGCCGCCCACGAAGCCCGACCGGACGGGACTGGGCGTCGATCCGTCCGAACTGCTGGCGATGCTCGCCCGCCCCAGCATCGCCTTCACCACTCTGCTGGCCATGATCGCCTTCTTCACCTGGCAGTCCTTCGCCTCCTTCTTCCCGACCTTCCTCGTCGAACACGTCGGGCTGGGGACCGGCCGGGCGAGTTTCCTCTTCGGCGTGGTCTTCGCCATCACGCTCGTCGCGGCGCCGTCGCTGGGGTGGGTCTCCGATGCGCTCGGCCGGGACCGGACTCTCGGCGCCGCCTTCCTCGCCGGCGTCGCCGGCTACGCCTGCTTCCTGTTCGGGGACGGCGGTCTCGCGGTCGTCGTCGCCGGGACGGGGCTTCTGGGGCTCGGCCTCTCGTGGCCGGGCGTACTCAACTCCCGGTTCATGGACTATCTCGGCGCCGACGAGCGCGGCACCGGGTTCGGGCTGGTGCGGACGGTCGTGTTGCTCGTGAGTTCGCTCGGGAGCGGCGTGACGGGGACGCTCGCCGGTCGACTGGGGTGGGTCGCGGCCTACGGTCTCGTCGCGAGTCTGCTCGCCGTCCTGGTCGGCGCGCTGGCGGCCAATCGGGCGCTGGGGATCGAGGCCTGA
- a CDS encoding MFS transporter — protein MSVWTNPRRRRWIGWVVLATGFALFSFHRVSTSVIADDLMRAFDTTGTELGVLHSSLFYIYALLQVPAGVFADRFGTRRVAAVGTLLMSAGVVAFAASDGYVLAFASRSIIGLGGSVIYISTLRYCANWYRTDEFATITGVTSAMAGIGGILATTPLAVGVAEFGWRTTLAAVGVVGLGSAVAVFAGVRDTPADAGLPPIEGASPPSETSFREAADHAKTVLADPLTWVLGAVFLSFVGTTFTVLGIWGVPFLVDRYGLSVRQASTYVLVGNLGFLFGPPAMGRLSDRLGVRAPIVAAAGACFAAGYGLLAVVGRPPLPVTGAVFFGATFVGGAGFVTLTLVKDRHPAEASGSATGAVNSLGFVGVAALPVVMGWLLDAFWTGAVVDGARVYTALGYRAAFAVAAAMGLVALGCSVWYWWATTRRSDRAQAQERSE, from the coding sequence ATGTCGGTATGGACGAATCCGCGACGGCGCCGCTGGATCGGCTGGGTCGTCCTCGCCACGGGATTCGCGCTGTTCAGCTTCCACCGGGTGTCGACGTCGGTCATCGCCGACGACCTGATGCGGGCGTTCGACACCACCGGGACCGAACTCGGCGTACTTCACTCCTCGCTGTTCTACATCTACGCGCTGTTGCAGGTGCCCGCGGGAGTGTTTGCCGACCGCTTCGGGACCCGCCGGGTCGCGGCGGTGGGGACCCTGCTCATGAGCGCGGGCGTCGTCGCGTTCGCCGCCAGCGACGGCTACGTCCTCGCCTTTGCCTCGCGGTCGATCATCGGTCTCGGCGGGAGCGTCATCTACATCTCGACGCTCCGGTACTGCGCGAACTGGTACCGGACCGACGAGTTCGCGACGATCACCGGCGTCACCTCGGCGATGGCGGGGATCGGCGGCATCCTGGCCACCACACCGCTCGCAGTCGGGGTCGCCGAATTCGGGTGGCGGACGACGCTCGCGGCCGTGGGCGTCGTCGGCCTCGGCTCGGCCGTGGCCGTCTTCGCCGGGGTACGCGACACCCCGGCGGACGCCGGCCTCCCACCCATCGAGGGAGCCTCGCCGCCATCGGAAACCTCGTTTCGGGAGGCGGCCGACCACGCCAAGACGGTGCTCGCCGACCCGCTGACGTGGGTGCTCGGCGCCGTCTTCCTCTCCTTTGTCGGCACGACGTTCACCGTCCTCGGCATCTGGGGCGTCCCCTTTCTCGTCGACCGGTACGGTCTCTCGGTCCGGCAGGCGTCGACGTACGTCCTCGTCGGCAACCTCGGGTTCCTCTTCGGCCCGCCCGCGATGGGGCGGCTGTCGGACCGCCTCGGCGTCCGGGCTCCCATCGTCGCCGCCGCGGGCGCCTGTTTCGCCGCGGGCTACGGGTTGCTCGCCGTCGTCGGACGCCCCCCGCTGCCCGTCACTGGGGCGGTGTTTTTCGGCGCGACGTTCGTCGGCGGGGCGGGCTTCGTCACGCTCACGCTGGTCAAGGACCGCCACCCGGCCGAAGCCAGCGGGTCGGCGACCGGCGCGGTCAACAGCCTCGGGTTCGTCGGCGTGGCGGCGTTGCCGGTGGTGATGGGGTGGCTCCTCGACGCCTTCTGGACGGGCGCCGTCGTCGACGGCGCGCGGGTGTACACCGCGCTCGGCTACCGGGCCGCCTTCGCCGTCGCCGCGGCGATGGGGCTGGTCGCGCTCGGCTGCTCGGTCTGGTACTGGTGGGCCACGACCCGGCGCTCCGACCGAGCGCAAGCGCAAGAACGAAGCGAGTAG
- a CDS encoding potassium channel family protein, whose translation MDPGDVEYEPISVKAVLAEMKDTAELLIDLSYSAVLHGSDEVAAEVLELEERMDVLQMQARMSLLMAARSPEDAEALAPVLGVVGAAEKISDAAGDIAKIVLEDIGIPEAMRTAIPEAVETVVRAQVASDSDYRDVSLGDCNLETETGVRVIAIRRAGEWIVNPDRTTTFEADDVALLRGTETALSTVYEAVTGDAYDPPEPVDSSIDDLDRAVDSIVLMKNMSELAVDLAYGAVLFDSEGVAEEVVELEAEVDALKSRFEAWVLRAAPRVEDPITLRGLVHLASATEVISDAALEISEGVLRGLDTHPVVAAAVEESDEVIVRLTVAAGSQLADASLGELEVKTATGMRVIAVRRGDGDWVVSPGPETAVRDGDVLIAKGTRAGAGRLADLAGADDPIDA comes from the coding sequence ATGGACCCTGGGGACGTGGAGTACGAGCCGATAAGCGTGAAGGCCGTCCTCGCGGAGATGAAGGACACGGCCGAACTCCTCATCGACCTCTCGTACTCGGCGGTACTCCACGGGAGCGACGAGGTAGCGGCGGAGGTGCTGGAACTCGAAGAGCGGATGGACGTGTTGCAGATGCAGGCACGGATGAGCCTCCTGATGGCCGCCCGGAGCCCGGAGGACGCGGAAGCGTTGGCGCCCGTCCTCGGCGTCGTCGGCGCCGCCGAGAAGATCAGCGACGCCGCCGGCGACATCGCCAAGATAGTGCTGGAGGACATCGGCATCCCCGAGGCGATGCGGACGGCGATTCCGGAGGCCGTCGAGACGGTGGTCCGGGCACAGGTCGCCTCCGACTCCGACTACCGCGACGTGTCGCTCGGCGACTGCAACCTCGAAACGGAGACGGGCGTCCGCGTCATCGCCATCCGGCGGGCGGGTGAGTGGATCGTCAACCCCGACCGGACGACGACGTTCGAGGCCGACGACGTGGCCCTGCTCCGCGGGACGGAGACGGCGCTGTCGACGGTGTACGAGGCCGTCACCGGCGACGCGTACGACCCGCCCGAACCGGTCGACTCCTCCATCGACGACCTGGACCGTGCCGTCGACTCCATCGTCCTGATGAAGAACATGAGCGAACTCGCGGTGGATCTGGCCTACGGCGCCGTCCTCTTCGACAGCGAGGGCGTCGCCGAGGAGGTGGTCGAACTCGAAGCCGAGGTGGACGCCCTGAAATCGCGGTTCGAGGCGTGGGTGTTGCGCGCCGCGCCGCGGGTCGAGGACCCCATCACCCTCCGGGGGCTGGTGCATCTCGCGAGCGCGACGGAGGTGATCAGCGACGCCGCCTTAGAGATCAGCGAGGGCGTCCTCCGGGGACTCGATACCCACCCCGTCGTCGCCGCCGCGGTGGAGGAGTCCGACGAGGTGATCGTCCGCCTCACCGTCGCCGCCGGGAGCCAGTTGGCCGACGCGTCGCTCGGCGAACTCGAAGTCAAGACGGCGACGGGGATGCGCGTGATCGCCGTGCGCCGCGGCGACGGGGACTGGGTCGTCTCGCCCGGCCCGGAGACGGCGGTCCGCGACGGCGACGTGCTCATCGCGAAGGGGACACGTGCGGGTGCGGGCCGGCTCGCCGACCTCGCGGGCGCAGACGATCCGATCGACGCCTGA